Proteins encoded in a region of the Flavobacteriaceae bacterium HL-DH10 genome:
- a CDS encoding YqaE/Pmp3 family membrane protein has translation MSFWRVLLSIICPPLAVLDKGCGSIIIVFLLWLCGWVPGVIAALVILNNPKN, from the coding sequence ATGAGTTTCTGGAGAGTTTTACTGTCTATTATTTGCCCACCCTTAGCTGTTTTAGATAAAGGTTGTGGATCTATTATTATTGTATTTCTATTATGGCTTTGCGGATGGGTTCCTGGAGTTATTGCAGCATTAGTTATTCTTAATAATCCTAAAAATTAA
- the lptC gene encoding LPS export ABC transporter periplasmic protein LptC gives MSLKQIYNIKNIVTVITVTMFFSCNNSLKKVQQMGVSENEPASIAENINMKYTDSGRVTRNLLSPKMLDFSNRDFPYYEFPEGVTLYLFDKNNDKTTIISDYAITYNKTNLIDLQGNVNIITKTNGTLLAEQLFFDQDKSWVFTNKPVTYKTNTDEINGNGFDSNTDFTNAEVLEVTGVISIDE, from the coding sequence ATGAGTTTAAAACAAATATATAATATTAAAAACATAGTCACAGTAATTACTGTGACTATGTTTTTTTCATGTAATAACAGTTTAAAAAAGGTTCAACAAATGGGCGTTTCTGAAAATGAACCTGCTAGTATTGCTGAAAATATTAATATGAAGTATACAGACTCAGGACGAGTTACAAGAAATCTTTTGAGTCCTAAAATGTTGGATTTCTCAAATCGAGATTTTCCTTATTATGAGTTTCCAGAGGGTGTTACATTATATTTATTTGATAAAAATAATGATAAGACCACCATAATTTCTGATTATGCTATAACCTATAATAAAACAAACCTCATTGATTTGCAAGGAAATGTAAATATCATCACTAAAACTAATGGTACTTTATTAGCTGAACAATTATTCTTTGACCAAGATAAATCATGGGTGTTTACTAATAAGCCTGTTACCTACAAAACGAATACTGATGAAATTAACGGTAATGGTTTTGATTCTAATACAGATTTTACAAATGCAGAAGTGTTGGAAGTTACAGGTGTTATTTCCATAGACGAATAG
- a CDS encoding ribonuclease HII, protein MLLKNHSNYLLECGTDEAGRGCLAGPVTAAAVILPEGFNNSILNDSKQLSEKKRDALKPIIENEALTFSIAHVFQEEIDNINILNASILAMHKSINKLTPQPEFIIVDGNKFKPYYNIEFETIIKGDGKYLSIAAASVLAKTHRDIYMNIIHEEYPMYNWKQNKGYPTKEHREAIRKYGVTKYHRKSFRLLPEQLKLDV, encoded by the coding sequence ATGTTATTAAAAAACCACTCCAACTACCTTTTAGAATGTGGCACAGACGAAGCGGGTCGAGGTTGTCTTGCCGGTCCTGTAACAGCAGCTGCAGTTATTCTTCCTGAAGGTTTTAATAATTCTATATTAAATGACTCAAAACAACTTAGTGAAAAGAAAAGAGATGCATTAAAACCTATTATTGAAAATGAAGCCTTAACTTTTAGTATAGCACATGTATTTCAAGAAGAAATTGATAACATCAATATATTAAATGCTTCTATTTTGGCGATGCATAAATCTATTAATAAATTAACACCTCAACCAGAGTTTATAATCGTTGATGGCAATAAGTTTAAACCTTATTACAATATTGAATTTGAAACCATTATTAAAGGTGATGGTAAATATTTAAGTATTGCGGCGGCATCAGTGTTAGCAAAAACACATCGTGATATTTATATGAATATTATTCATGAAGAATATCCAATGTATAATTGGAAGCAAAATAAAGGTTATCCAACCAAAGAACACCGGGAAGCCATAAGAAAATATGGTGTAACAAAATACCATAGAAAATCGTTTAGATTATTACCCGAACAACTAAAACTAGATGTTTAG
- a CDS encoding putative porin, with protein sequence MNKLVLIFFLIGITLPSMAQVKKQKRTSRLSKELGLTQITDSVGKSGKKLAKIEDYIIISHTNDTTYVDTTLSIQKEYKFNYLRKDNFGLMPFSNLGQTYNSLTYNFQNTSLMPSFGARAKHFNYMEIEDINYYRVPTPLTELFFKTAFEQGQLADSFFTVNTSPQFNFSLAYKGLRSLGKYQHILTSTGNFRFTTNYQTKNKRYNARAHIVMQDLMNQENGGLQDDNVQYFETGEEEFLDRSILEVNFQNAESMLRGKRFHLDHNYKIIKKKDSLSKNKLSVGHIISFEDKYYQYDQSNAQTNSFGTAFKSSKLQERVTLENFYNQINLNYSNNIVGDLQFNVSANNYNYGYNKLVGLNGNVITNRLKGSIYSAGGKYHKQYKSFDLQGEVGMNVSGDFDGNFLKADATFKLNKDITAIASVNHSSKAPNYNFLLYQSNYINYNWQTNFNNTETEQIAFQLKSNKIANISVDYTTINDYTYFKKDEATSLVKPFQNSGTINYLRVKLEKEIKVGKFALNNTVLYQNVKDADSTLNVPEITTRNTLYFASHLFKKAMYLQTGVTLNYFTKYNMNAYDPVLAEFYVQTEKEFGDFPRLDFFINAKIRQTRIFFKAEHFNSALTGYNYYSAPNNPYRDFTIRFGIVWNFFL encoded by the coding sequence ATGAATAAATTAGTATTAATCTTTTTTTTAATAGGAATTACTTTGCCTAGTATGGCACAAGTTAAAAAGCAAAAAAGAACTAGCCGATTAAGCAAAGAGTTGGGGTTGACTCAAATTACTGATTCAGTTGGTAAATCAGGTAAAAAACTTGCTAAAATTGAAGATTATATTATTATTTCACATACAAATGATACAACGTATGTAGATACTACGTTAAGTATCCAGAAAGAATATAAGTTTAATTACTTACGTAAAGATAATTTTGGATTAATGCCTTTTTCAAATTTGGGGCAAACCTATAATAGTTTAACCTATAATTTTCAAAATACTAGTTTAATGCCAAGTTTTGGTGCTAGAGCTAAACATTTTAATTATATGGAAATTGAAGACATTAATTACTATCGAGTACCTACGCCTTTAACAGAACTCTTCTTTAAAACAGCTTTTGAGCAAGGGCAGTTAGCAGACTCTTTTTTTACAGTAAACACATCACCTCAATTTAATTTTTCGCTAGCCTATAAAGGACTGCGTTCTTTAGGTAAATACCAACATATTTTAACAAGTACTGGTAATTTTAGGTTTACCACGAATTATCAAACAAAAAACAAACGTTACAATGCTAGAGCGCATATTGTAATGCAAGATTTAATGAATCAAGAAAATGGAGGTCTTCAAGACGATAATGTTCAATATTTTGAAACAGGAGAAGAAGAGTTTTTAGACCGCTCCATATTAGAAGTGAATTTTCAAAATGCAGAAAGCATGTTGAGAGGAAAACGTTTTCATTTAGACCATAACTATAAAATAATAAAAAAGAAAGATTCACTTTCTAAGAATAAATTAAGTGTTGGACATATTATTTCTTTTGAAGATAAGTACTATCAATATGATCAATCAAATGCTCAAACTAATTCTTTTGGAACGGCATTTAAATCCTCTAAATTACAAGAACGTGTTACATTAGAAAATTTTTACAATCAAATAAACCTAAATTATAGTAATAATATAGTGGGCGACTTGCAATTTAATGTAAGTGCTAATAACTATAATTATGGTTATAATAAACTAGTAGGTTTAAATGGCAATGTTATTACCAATAGATTGAAAGGAAGTATATATTCAGCAGGTGGTAAATATCACAAACAATATAAAAGTTTCGATTTACAAGGAGAGGTAGGGATGAATGTGTCTGGTGATTTCGATGGAAATTTTCTTAAGGCAGATGCTACTTTTAAGTTGAACAAAGATATTACGGCTATAGCTTCAGTAAATCATAGTTCAAAAGCTCCAAATTATAATTTCTTATTGTATCAAAGTAATTATATCAATTACAATTGGCAGACTAACTTTAATAATACAGAAACTGAGCAAATAGCGTTTCAATTAAAATCAAATAAAATAGCAAATATATCAGTTGATTATACTACAATAAACGACTACACATATTTTAAAAAGGATGAAGCTACAAGTCTGGTAAAACCATTTCAAAATAGTGGCACTATAAATTATTTAAGAGTAAAATTAGAAAAAGAAATTAAGGTCGGTAAATTTGCATTAAACAATACCGTTTTATATCAAAACGTAAAAGATGCCGATAGCACATTAAATGTGCCCGAAATCACTACACGTAACACCTTATATTTTGCAAGTCATTTATTTAAAAAAGCCATGTATTTACAAACAGGTGTTACTTTAAATTACTTCACCAAGTATAATATGAATGCTTACGATCCTGTTTTAGCAGAATTCTATGTTCAAACAGAAAAAGAATTTGGAGATTTTCCGCGTTTAGATTTCTTTATCAATGCAAAAATTCGTCAAACCAGAATCTTTTTTAAAGCCGAACATTTCAATTCAGCTCTTACAGGTTACAATTATTATTCAGCACCTAATAACCCGTATCGCGATTTTACAATACGTTTTGGTATTGTTTGGAATTTCTTTTTGTAG
- a CDS encoding nucleoid-associated protein, protein MISRKNASISKFIIHKVGNKFNDTKNAFSDKLVDFDEASYDLMLPFLLRPFGSVVQSYRFNHHANITLNEINSYSSQIFNDDDAFIDVSKHIVTHLYEQSTSANIKTGDVLVVMFEGIEFRDMTTNAIGIFKIESKVNFFQTYLENNSYDVLVQKGISSKKVDKGCLILNQSDTEGNIILSVDNNSYDAQYWINHFLNIKYADDANNHTQQYIELCKDFSTEVLKTSYGAQEQNTFLAKTIDFFKENEIVNVERFKEELFEDEKQIREFENYKKEFEEEQNLVLRNQFDVAEAVVNKEKKKFKTDIKLDTNIQIKLDIDAPDASAEYLERGYDDEKKMHYYKVFFNAEN, encoded by the coding sequence ATGATTTCAAGAAAAAACGCCTCTATTTCAAAATTCATTATTCATAAAGTTGGAAACAAATTCAACGACACAAAAAATGCATTTTCAGATAAACTAGTAGATTTTGATGAAGCTAGTTACGATTTAATGCTCCCATTTCTTTTAAGACCTTTTGGTAGCGTAGTTCAAAGCTACCGTTTTAATCATCATGCCAACATTACATTAAACGAAATTAACAGTTATAGCTCGCAAATTTTTAATGACGATGATGCTTTTATAGACGTTTCAAAACATATTGTTACACATTTATACGAGCAATCTACATCGGCTAATATAAAAACAGGAGATGTTTTAGTTGTTATGTTTGAAGGTATAGAATTTAGAGACATGACTACAAACGCTATTGGTATTTTTAAAATTGAAAGCAAAGTAAACTTCTTTCAAACCTATTTAGAAAATAACAGTTATGATGTTTTAGTACAAAAAGGTATCAGTTCTAAAAAAGTAGATAAAGGCTGTTTAATTTTAAATCAAAGCGATACAGAAGGCAACATAATATTAAGTGTAGATAATAATAGTTACGATGCGCAATATTGGATTAATCATTTTTTAAATATTAAATATGCCGATGATGCCAATAACCATACTCAGCAATATATCGAATTGTGTAAAGATTTCTCAACCGAAGTTTTAAAAACCAGCTATGGTGCACAAGAACAAAATACTTTTTTAGCAAAAACTATCGACTTTTTTAAGGAAAATGAAATTGTAAACGTAGAACGTTTTAAAGAAGAACTTTTTGAAGACGAAAAGCAAATTAGGGAATTTGAAAATTATAAAAAAGAATTTGAAGAGGAACAAAACTTAGTTCTTAGAAACCAATTTGATGTTGCTGAAGCAGTTGTTAATAAAGAAAAGAAAAAATTTAAAACCGATATTAAGCTAGATACCAACATCCAAATTAAATTAGATATTGATGCGCCTGATGCTTCTGCCGAATATTTAGAACGTGGCTATGATGATGAAAAGAAAATGCATTATTACAAAGTGTTTTTTAATGCCGAAAATTAA
- a CDS encoding type III pantothenate kinase encodes MNLIIDVGNSFVKLAVYSKNKLIFKEIVEIDKILEYIISIKNKYNKLTNAIISSVGRLRKDDIKVINQLFDLLVLDSRTKLPFKNLYKTPNTLGVDRIALVCASVNQYPKNNVLVIDAGTCITYDFINTKNEYLGGAISPGLRMRYKGLNNLTATLPLLDTKTPNNIIGNSTEESIHSGVVNGVLKEIDGVIKEYEQKYSDLTVILTGGDANFLSKQLKSSIFANSNFLLEGLNFILKFNSNS; translated from the coding sequence ATGAATCTAATTATAGATGTAGGGAATTCTTTTGTTAAACTAGCTGTTTATAGTAAGAACAAGTTGATATTTAAAGAGATTGTAGAAATCGATAAGATTTTAGAGTATATTATTTCTATTAAAAACAAATATAATAAACTTACAAATGCGATTATTTCATCTGTAGGAAGATTGAGAAAGGACGATATTAAAGTTATTAATCAACTTTTTGATTTATTAGTTTTAGATTCTAGAACTAAATTACCGTTTAAAAATCTTTATAAAACGCCTAATACTTTGGGTGTAGATAGAATTGCTTTGGTTTGTGCATCTGTTAATCAATATCCAAAAAATAATGTGCTTGTAATTGATGCAGGTACTTGTATAACTTACGATTTTATTAATACCAAAAATGAATACTTGGGAGGTGCAATATCTCCCGGATTAAGAATGCGTTATAAAGGATTAAATAATTTAACAGCAACTTTACCATTGTTAGATACTAAAACTCCCAATAACATTATAGGAAATTCTACCGAAGAATCTATACATTCTGGAGTAGTAAATGGTGTTTTAAAGGAAATTGATGGGGTAATTAAAGAATATGAACAAAAATATTCAGATTTAACAGTTATTTTAACAGGTGGAGACGCTAATTTCTTGTCTAAACAATTAAAAAGTAGCATATTTGCCAACTCTAATTTTCTTTTAGAGGGACTGAACTTTATTTTAAAATTTAATTCTAATTCATGA
- the lipB gene encoding lipoyl(octanoyl) transferase LipB, whose translation MNKQIELQDLGLKDYKQTWDYQEQLFKGIVDAKIKNRRENTNLKTNNYFLFVEHPHVYTLGKSGDLSNLLLNEQQLTEKGATFYKINRGGDITYHGPGQIVGYPILDLDNFFTDIHKYLRFLEEMIILTLAEYGLKAERSPGETGVWLDVGTPFARKICAMGVRASRWVTMHGFALNVNADLGYFDNIIPCGIRGKAVTSLNVELGQKKVNETEVKEKLLKHFSMLFEAEFLK comes from the coding sequence ATGAATAAGCAAATAGAGCTGCAAGATTTAGGTTTAAAAGATTATAAACAAACTTGGGATTACCAAGAACAGCTGTTTAAAGGAATTGTTGATGCCAAAATTAAAAATAGGCGGGAAAATACTAATTTAAAGACTAATAATTATTTCTTATTTGTAGAGCATCCTCATGTGTATACTTTAGGTAAAAGTGGAGATTTGTCTAACTTGCTTTTAAACGAGCAACAACTTACTGAAAAAGGTGCTACTTTTTATAAAATAAACCGTGGAGGCGACATTACTTATCACGGTCCTGGACAAATTGTTGGTTATCCTATTTTAGATTTAGATAACTTTTTTACCGACATACATAAATACCTGCGTTTTTTAGAAGAAATGATTATTTTAACGCTTGCTGAATATGGTTTAAAAGCAGAAAGAAGTCCTGGAGAAACTGGCGTTTGGTTAGATGTTGGTACACCATTTGCTCGTAAAATTTGTGCTATGGGTGTACGAGCGAGCCGTTGGGTTACCATGCATGGTTTTGCGCTTAATGTGAATGCCGATTTAGGTTATTTTGATAATATTATACCCTGTGGTATTCGAGGAAAAGCCGTAACGTCTTTAAATGTAGAACTTGGACAAAAAAAGGTTAATGAAACCGAAGTAAAAGAAAAATTGCTAAAACATTTTAGTATGCTTTTTGAGGCTGAATTTTTAAAATGA
- the ppk2 gene encoding polyphosphate kinase 2 gives MKTSSNNTSKKKKFNYDEELAILHEDLVHLQEWVKKQGLKVVIVFEGRDASGKGGTIKRFTEPLNPRVCKVVALGVPTEKEKTQWYFQRYVQYLPAAGEIVLFDRSWYNRAGVEKVMGFCTDDEYNEFMRSCPEFERMLVRSGIIVLKYWFSVSDEEQEKRFKNRISNPLKRWKFSPMDLESRSRWLEYSKAKDNMFAHTDTKQVPWFVVNADNKKKARLNCISHVLSQIPHEKMDLKPIKLPDLPDYKSYVRPPMNYQTFVPEKY, from the coding sequence ATGAAAACATCCAGCAACAACACATCTAAAAAGAAAAAATTTAACTACGATGAAGAACTAGCCATATTACATGAAGACCTGGTTCATCTTCAAGAATGGGTAAAAAAACAAGGTTTAAAAGTAGTTATCGTTTTCGAAGGCAGAGACGCTTCTGGTAAAGGCGGCACTATCAAACGGTTTACAGAGCCTTTAAATCCTAGAGTTTGTAAAGTAGTAGCTTTAGGTGTCCCTACCGAAAAAGAAAAAACACAATGGTATTTTCAACGCTATGTTCAGTATTTACCAGCTGCTGGCGAAATTGTACTTTTTGACAGAAGCTGGTACAACAGAGCCGGTGTAGAAAAAGTTATGGGCTTTTGTACTGACGATGAATACAATGAATTTATGCGATCTTGCCCTGAATTTGAGCGTATGCTAGTACGGTCTGGAATTATTGTTTTAAAATATTGGTTTTCTGTAAGCGATGAAGAACAAGAAAAACGCTTTAAAAACAGGATAAGCAACCCATTAAAACGTTGGAAATTTAGTCCAATGGATTTAGAATCGCGTTCTAGATGGTTAGAATATTCCAAAGCAAAAGACAATATGTTTGCTCATACAGATACCAAACAAGTACCTTGGTTTGTTGTTAATGCCGACAATAAGAAAAAAGCACGTTTAAATTGCATTAGTCATGTTTTAAGCCAAATTCCACATGAAAAAATGGATTTAAAACCTATTAAACTTCCCGATTTACCAGACTATAAAAGTTATGTGCGTCCGCCAATGAATTATCAAACTTTTGTGCCTGAGAAGTATTGA
- a CDS encoding ribonuclease HII: protein MRFFYTTLFLFIVFSCSNTSTKKSKLIDFVPEKTSLIIKTSNLESLKNSLHNSDFLQKLSKTTSYENLEKKLEGLSLLKPKNDLLICFSEDNNDSLQYTIITKHHNLLFKIDSLKNYTEESLIYKNKTITKSTLNNNTFYSTLIDSTFFASSSKTIIDDVFNNKNIDSDLEKIYTTTSNDKTTSIIIKPNNPFIKSFFINDSLNINSFTNYIAVDIDINQDDILINGITKASDSTETLINIFKGTIPQENLTQNITPSNSDGFMSFTFDDYKTFKTNLSKFTQKDSITNTMSLFDNIIEVGVIYEDKNKAVILNSLDVIATKDALLSEQNNIDTYRQIDIYSFSKPDVFANSFSPLISFKNANKYCVLDHFFVFAESTEILQNIIANYQNKTTLNERSYFKDIKQQLTDASSLITVVNPSNLKDVLEKNGLNAIGKLDKYNASAIQFIYDTNFAHVNGIIKKSKIKAILNSVSEELNIKLEHEILNTPQFVTNHITKQKEIVVQDITNNLYLISNTGKILWKKQLQGPVLGTINQIDIYKNGRLQLAFATPNRVYVLDRNGNDVSPFPAKFNDNITQPLSVFDYDKNKNYRLLVTQGKYTLMYDVNAKLVKGFTFKSANNTIICQPKHFRIGSKDFISFKTQNKLYILNRTGKARVTPKTSNTYSKEPIFLYQNKFTTTTDKGDLITIDTKGNTAIQNLNLSENHSIETTSKTLVTLSENKLTIKNKSVELDYGNYSKPRIFYLNDKIYVTVTDLQTQKTYLYDSQAKLLSNFPVYGNSIIDMDNVDKDKNLEFITKGDANSILLYQIN, encoded by the coding sequence ATGAGATTTTTTTATACTACACTCTTTCTATTTATTGTTTTTAGTTGCTCTAATACCTCTACTAAGAAATCTAAACTTATAGATTTTGTTCCGGAAAAAACGTCATTAATTATTAAAACATCTAATTTAGAAAGTTTAAAAAACAGTTTACATAATAGTGATTTTTTACAAAAACTATCTAAAACAACGTCTTACGAAAATTTAGAAAAAAAACTAGAAGGGTTATCTCTTTTAAAACCTAAGAACGATCTTTTAATATGTTTTTCTGAAGATAATAATGATAGCCTACAATATACTATCATCACAAAACACCATAATCTTTTATTTAAAATAGATTCACTTAAAAACTACACAGAAGAATCTCTTATTTACAAAAACAAAACCATTACAAAATCGACTTTAAACAACAATACATTTTATAGTACCTTAATAGATAGTACATTTTTTGCATCATCCTCTAAAACTATTATAGATGATGTTTTTAATAATAAAAATATAGATTCTGATTTAGAAAAAATATACACTACTACAAGTAACGACAAAACAACATCTATTATAATTAAGCCTAACAATCCTTTTATAAAATCCTTTTTTATAAACGATTCGTTAAACATAAACAGCTTTACAAATTATATTGCTGTTGATATAGATATTAATCAAGATGATATTTTAATTAATGGCATTACAAAAGCTTCAGATTCTACTGAAACTTTAATTAATATTTTTAAAGGCACAATTCCTCAGGAAAATTTAACTCAAAATATAACACCTTCAAATAGTGATGGTTTTATGAGTTTTACGTTTGATGACTATAAAACCTTTAAAACTAATTTATCTAAATTCACCCAGAAAGATTCTATAACAAATACTATGTCTCTTTTTGATAACATTATAGAAGTTGGTGTTATTTATGAAGATAAAAACAAAGCTGTTATATTAAACTCTTTAGACGTTATTGCAACTAAGGATGCATTATTAAGTGAGCAAAATAACATAGACACTTACAGACAAATTGATATATACTCATTTAGTAAACCAGATGTATTTGCAAATTCATTTTCTCCATTAATATCATTTAAAAATGCAAACAAATATTGTGTACTAGACCACTTTTTTGTGTTTGCTGAAAGCACTGAAATACTTCAAAACATCATTGCTAATTATCAAAACAAAACCACACTAAACGAACGAAGCTATTTTAAAGACATAAAACAACAATTAACCGATGCGTCATCTTTAATAACTGTTGTTAATCCATCAAACTTAAAAGATGTTCTGGAGAAAAACGGATTAAACGCTATTGGCAAATTAGATAAATACAACGCTTCTGCAATACAATTTATATACGACACTAATTTTGCGCATGTAAATGGTATTATAAAGAAGAGTAAAATTAAAGCTATATTAAATTCTGTTTCAGAAGAACTTAATATTAAATTAGAACACGAGATACTTAATACGCCACAATTTGTTACCAATCATATTACAAAACAAAAGGAAATAGTAGTTCAAGACATCACCAACAATTTATATTTAATCTCCAATACAGGGAAAATTCTTTGGAAAAAACAACTCCAAGGTCCTGTTTTAGGAACCATTAATCAAATTGATATTTACAAAAACGGAAGATTACAATTAGCATTTGCTACACCAAACAGAGTTTATGTTTTAGATAGAAATGGTAATGATGTATCACCGTTTCCAGCTAAATTTAATGACAATATTACACAACCACTATCTGTTTTCGATTATGATAAAAACAAGAATTACAGATTATTAGTTACCCAAGGCAAGTACACTTTAATGTACGATGTTAACGCTAAACTTGTAAAAGGGTTCACTTTTAAATCTGCTAATAACACTATTATTTGTCAACCGAAACATTTTAGAATTGGAAGTAAAGACTTTATCTCCTTTAAAACTCAGAATAAACTTTATATATTAAACCGAACAGGAAAAGCGAGAGTAACTCCAAAAACATCAAACACATATTCCAAAGAGCCTATATTCTTATATCAAAATAAGTTTACCACTACTACGGATAAAGGCGATTTAATAACTATAGATACAAAAGGTAATACAGCTATTCAAAACTTAAATCTTTCTGAAAACCATAGTATTGAAACTACCAGTAAAACACTTGTTACACTATCTGAAAACAAACTAACAATAAAAAACAAAAGTGTAGAATTAGATTATGGTAATTACAGCAAACCACGAATATTTTATTTAAATGATAAAATTTATGTTACGGTAACCGATTTACAAACTCAAAAAACATATCTCTACGATAGCCAAGCTAAGTTACTAAGCAATTTCCCTGTTTATGGAAACTCGATAATCGATATGGATAACGTAGATAAAGACAAAAATTTAGAGTTTATTACTAAAGGAGATGCTAATTCTATTTTACTTTATCAAATTAACTAA
- the lysS gene encoding lysine--tRNA ligase: MQLSEQELVRREKLVKLRDLGINPYPADLYPVSDTSKQVKERYEEGKKVVLAGRLMSRRIQGNASFAELQDSEGRIQLYFNRDEICKGDDKTKYNDVYKKLLDIGDFVGIEGELFTTKVGEKSVRVNDFSLLSKALKPLPLPRTDADGVVHDAFTDPEQRYRQRYADLVVNPQVKEVFVKRTKLFNAMRSFFNNAGYFEVETPVLQPIPGGAAARPFITHHNALDIPLYMRIANELYLKRLIVGGFDGVYEFSKNFRNEGMDRTHNPEFTAMEIYVAYKDYNWMMDFCERLLEHCAIAVNGSTKVTFGEHEIDFKAPYARVTMADSIKHFTGFDITGKTEDEIREAAKNLGIEVDNTMGKGKLIDEIFGEKCEGNYIQPTYITDYPKEMSPLCKEHRENPELTERFELMVCGKEIANAYSELNDPIDQRERFEHQLKLAAKGDDEATEFIDHDFLRALEYGMPPTSGMGIGMDRLIMFLTNNQSIQEVLFFPQMRPEKKPLAISEDAKAIFEILKKAEKLTLNDLKIQSGLSNKKWDKTIKELTKNNLAKVIKADEGLFVEIV, translated from the coding sequence ATGCAACTTTCAGAACAAGAATTAGTAAGAAGAGAAAAGTTAGTAAAATTACGCGATTTAGGAATTAATCCTTATCCAGCAGATTTATATCCTGTTAGTGATACTTCTAAACAGGTAAAAGAACGTTATGAAGAAGGAAAAAAAGTAGTTCTTGCAGGACGATTAATGTCTCGTAGAATTCAAGGAAATGCTAGTTTTGCTGAGTTACAAGATAGTGAAGGCAGAATTCAACTATATTTTAATAGAGATGAAATTTGCAAAGGTGATGATAAAACCAAGTATAATGATGTTTACAAAAAACTTTTAGACATTGGTGATTTTGTTGGTATTGAAGGCGAACTTTTCACAACCAAAGTAGGTGAAAAAAGTGTGAGAGTAAATGATTTTAGTCTATTAAGTAAAGCTTTAAAGCCGTTGCCTTTACCAAGAACAGATGCTGATGGTGTTGTACATGATGCTTTTACAGATCCTGAGCAACGATACAGACAACGTTATGCCGATTTAGTGGTAAACCCACAAGTTAAAGAAGTATTTGTTAAGCGTACCAAATTGTTTAATGCCATGCGTTCATTTTTTAATAATGCTGGATATTTTGAAGTAGAAACGCCTGTATTACAACCCATTCCTGGTGGTGCTGCGGCACGTCCGTTCATAACACATCACAATGCGTTAGACATTCCTTTATATATGCGAATTGCCAACGAGTTATATTTAAAACGATTAATAGTAGGTGGTTTTGATGGGGTTTATGAGTTTTCAAAAAACTTTAGAAATGAAGGTATGGACAGAACTCACAATCCAGAGTTCACAGCTATGGAAATTTATGTAGCCTATAAAGATTACAACTGGATGATGGATTTCTGTGAACGCTTACTTGAACACTGTGCCATTGCCGTTAACGGAAGTACCAAAGTTACTTTTGGCGAACATGAAATAGATTTTAAAGCGCCTTACGCTAGAGTTACTATGGCAGATTCTATAAAACACTTTACAGGATTTGACATTACAGGAAAAACTGAAGACGAAATTAGAGAAGCTGCAAAAAACCTAGGCATAGAAGTAGACAACACTATGGGAAAAGGTAAGCTTATTGATGAAATTTTTGGAGAAAAATGTGAGGGCAACTACATACAACCCACATACATTACAGACTACCCAAAAGAAATGAGTCCGTTGTGTAAAGAACATAGAGAAAATCCTGAATTAACCGAACGTTTTGAATTGATGGTTTGTGGTAAAGAAATAGCTAATGCGTATTCTGAACTTAATGATCCAATTGATCAACGTGAACGTTTTGAGCATCAACTTAAACTTGCTGCTAAAGGTGATGATGAAGCTACCGAGTTTATTGACCATGACTTTTTACGTGCTTTAGAATACGGCATGCCTCCAACATCTGGCATGGGAATTGGCATGGACAGACTTATCATGTTTTTAACTAACAATCAGTCTATCCAAGAAGTTTTATTCTTCCCGCAAATGCGACCAGAAAAAAAACCTTTGGCTATTAGTGAAGATGCAAAAGCTATCTTTGAAATTCTAAAAAAAGCTGAAAAATTAACATTGAATGATTTAAAAATTCAGTCTGGTTTATCTAATAAAAAATGGGATAAAACGATAAAAGAATTAACTAAAAACAATCTTGCTAAAGTTATAAAAGCTGATGAAGGATTATTTGTTGAAATTGTTTAA